The following are encoded in a window of Podospora pseudoanserina strain CBS 124.78 chromosome 6, whole genome shotgun sequence genomic DNA:
- a CDS encoding hypothetical protein (EggNog:ENOG503P408): MSPITLHQPSKYSPSPTTTTTPSPTIDFLSRTWSVTHSTLPMWRKARNVRITYSPLPNPPPAPPLKISDLVEYEPLDGSSLKNVRGVDTGSVPNSLTSWDWRGSSFLFFVTSHWEILGYGEVPETGERWVVTWFQKTLFTAEGVDVYSDRKEGPSEGLKKEILEALEKMEGGVGGLCRRDMHEVKVELPWREQ, translated from the coding sequence ATGTCACCCATaaccctccaccaaccctccaaatactccccctcacccaccaccaccaccaccccctccccaaccatcGACTTCCTCTCCCGCACCTGGTCCGTAACCcactccaccctccccatgtGGCGCAAAGCCCGCAACGTCAGAATCAcctactcccccctccccaacccacccccggcTCCCCCTCTCAAAATCTCCGACCTGGTCGAGTACGAGCCCCTTGACGGGTCCTCCCTCAAAAACGTCCGCGGCGTCGACACCGGCTCCGttcccaactccctcacaaGCTGGGACTGGCGAGGCTCCAGCTTTCTATTCTTTGTCACCTCCCACTGGGAAATCCTGGGGTACGGAGAGGTCCCAGAAACGGGGGAGCGATGGGTTGTAACTTGGTTCCAAAAAACCCTGTTCACGGCtgaaggggtggatgtgTACAGTGATCGGAAAGAGGGGCCGAGTGAAGGGTTGAAAAAGGAGATTTTGGAAGCGTTGGAAAAGATGGAGGGTGGGGTCGGAGGGTTGTGTAGGAGGGATATGCACGAGGTAAAGGTTGAGTTGCCTTGGAGGGAGCAATAG